In Heteronotia binoei isolate CCM8104 ecotype False Entrance Well chromosome 4, APGP_CSIRO_Hbin_v1, whole genome shotgun sequence, a genomic segment contains:
- the LOC132570126 gene encoding LOW QUALITY PROTEIN: zinc finger protein 398-like (The sequence of the model RefSeq protein was modified relative to this genomic sequence to represent the inferred CDS: deleted 1 base in 1 codon), translating to MAPPAQSSRGASGAQAASLPDAGFRKEAQLQTATISLWTVVGAVQAMERTMEAHALQLLSLEQRSGTAEKRFAACEKAVAELGSQLESRWAVLGTLLQEYGQLQRRLENMENLLKNWNFWVLRVPTGSSGAASKFKGSSTLEDILGHFSHEKWGKLSEWQKELYKNVVKGNCESLISLDFAVSKLEGLTCAEGRGGPGDLTQADSRGAQEPSTDTGTEQSAARTEMISWIKQENGPSGRQQGKTPSGTTCNYYTVSKLDSLPRDKEEVSACIPFQKDVEPEADTISFVQKPVEYRSLLPAEDQAKDPANPPLLLFFPGGSVAPICNGTIGESQPLSSLQGPCVESRASRNDPSSPAATPEAGMDRPHTCPECGKMFSLLLSLEIQQMNHRKKKRHECACCGLAFGCPSKLLRHEMIHTKERPYRCSVCGKGFICKQHLVPHLRLHTGERPYHCGECGKDFICKHHLLEHQRTHTGERPYACAECGKTFWHKKSLKDHLHMHGPERGAADSARGLPDEPQNVTDLRAESAR from the exons ATGGCACCTCCCGCACAGTCTTCAAGGGGGGCTTCTGGAGCACAGGCTGCCTCTCTCCCAGATGCCGGCTTCCGCAAAGAGGCCCAGTTGCAGACGGCCACGATTTCCCTGTGGACAGTGGTGGGAGCTGTGCAGGCCATGGAGAGGACCATGGAGGCGCACGCCCTGCAACTTCTGAGCCTGGAGCAGAGATCAGGAACAGCTGAGAAGAGGTTTGCGGCCTGCGAGAAGGCCGTGGCGGAGCTCGGGAGCCAGCTGGAGAGTCGGTGGGCCGTGCTGGGGACCCTCTTGCAAGAGTACGGGCAGCTCCAGAGGCGGCTGGAGAACATGGAAAACCTGCTCAAAAACTGGAACTTCTGGGTGCTGAGAGTCCCCACTGGCTCCTCTGGAGCAGCCTCCAAGTTTAAGGGCTCATCCACCTTGGAGGACATCTTAGGTCATTTTTCTCACGAGAAATGGGGAAAACTATCGGAGTGGCAGAAGGAGCTGTACAAAAATGTGGTCAAGGGGAACTGCGAGTCTCTCATCTCCCTTGATTTTGCTGTTTCTAAACTGGAAGGTTTGACCTGTGCAGAAGGAAGAGGGGGCCCTGGTGATCTCACGCAGGCAGATTCGAGGGGAGCCCAAGAGCCCTCCACTGATACCGGAACAGAACAATCTGCTGCAAGAACAGAGATGATCTCTTGGATTAAACAAGAAAACGGCCCGTCCGGAAGGCAGCAGGGGAAAACACCCAGTGGAACCACCTGCAACTACTACACGGTTTCTAAACTGGACAGTTTGCCAAGGGACAAGGAAGAGGTCTCAGCCTGCATTCCTTTCCAGAAAGATGTAGAACCAGAAGCTGACACCATCTCTTTTGTGCAGAAACCAGTTGAATACAGGAGCCTGCTGCCTGCTGAGGACCAAGCCAAAGACCCCGCCAACCCACCCTTGCTGCTCTTCTTCCCAGGTGGATCCGTGGCCCCCATCTGCAACGGCACCATCGGTGAGAGCCAGCCCCTCTCCAGCCTTCAGGGCCCCTGCGTTGAGAGCAGAGCCAGCAGGAACGACCCCAGCTCTCCCGCTGCAACCCCCGAAGCGGGGATGGACCGACCCCACACCTGCCCGGAGTGCGGGAAGATGTTTAGCCTCCTGCTGAGCCTGGAGATCCAGCAGATGAACCACCGGAAGAAGAAGCGCCATGAGTGCGCCTGCTGTGGCCTTGCCTTCGGCTGCCCCTCGAAGCTCCTCCGCCACGAGATGATCCACACCAAGGAGCGGCCCTACAGGTGCAGCGTCTGCGGGAAGGGCTTCATCTGCAAGCAGCACCTCGTCCCCCACCTGCGGCTCCACACGGGTGAGAGGCCCTACCACTGCGGCGAGTGCGGGAAGGACTTTATCTGCAAACATCACCTCCTGGAGCACCAGCGCACCCACACCGGGGAGAGGCCCTACGCCTGCGCTGAGTGCGGGAAGACCTTTTGGCACAAGAAGTCGCTGAAGGACCACTTGCACATGCACGGCCCCGAGCGGGGGGCAGCAGACTCGGCC CGGGGGCTCCCGGATGAGCCCCAGAACGTCACAGACCTGAGAGCCGAAAGCGCCAGGTAG